In Luteitalea sp. TBR-22, one genomic interval encodes:
- a CDS encoding sulfotransferase family protein encodes MNRKVFGLGLSKTGTSSLAEALTLLGIRTIHYPSDATTLRELRAGCTSLTVMASYDAAVDIPVAPYYAQLDAAYPGSKFILTVREEGAWLRSVELHWQLMMDWWQRAEDFRRFQEFISGVVYGAVEFDRDRFARAYAQHRAGVLAYFAGRPDDLLVMDVAAGDGWDALCPFLGVPTPNPPVPFPHANEWMHRWLAAQRTILGCIPEGARFVLADLDAFGRDFAPDRTPVPFTQRDGTYWGPPADDAHACEELARARAEGLEYFVLGWPAFWFTGTYPALMDALERQCACVARTGDVVVWRIV; translated from the coding sequence GTGAATCGCAAGGTGTTCGGCCTCGGCCTGAGCAAGACCGGCACCTCTAGCCTCGCCGAGGCGCTCACCCTGCTCGGCATCCGTACGATCCACTACCCGTCCGATGCGACGACGCTGCGCGAACTGCGCGCGGGTTGCACCTCGTTGACGGTGATGGCGTCCTACGACGCCGCCGTCGACATCCCCGTGGCGCCGTACTACGCGCAGCTGGACGCGGCCTACCCGGGCAGCAAGTTCATCCTCACGGTGCGGGAAGAGGGCGCCTGGCTGCGCTCGGTGGAGTTGCACTGGCAGCTGATGATGGACTGGTGGCAGCGCGCCGAAGACTTCCGCCGCTTCCAGGAGTTCATCAGCGGGGTGGTGTACGGCGCGGTGGAGTTCGATCGCGATCGCTTCGCGCGCGCGTATGCGCAGCATCGCGCCGGCGTGCTCGCCTACTTCGCCGGCCGGCCCGATGACCTCCTCGTGATGGACGTGGCGGCAGGCGACGGTTGGGACGCGCTGTGCCCGTTCCTCGGCGTACCGACGCCGAATCCGCCCGTGCCTTTCCCTCACGCCAACGAATGGATGCACCGCTGGCTCGCGGCGCAAAGGACCATCCTCGGTTGCATCCCCGAGGGTGCCCGGTTCGTGCTCGCCGACCTCGATGCCTTCGGTCGGGACTTCGCGCCCGACCGCACACCGGTGCCCTTCACGCAGCGCGACGGGACGTACTGGGGTCCGCCGGCAGACGACGCACACGCCTGCGAGGAACTGGCACGAGCGCGCGCGGAAGGCCTCGAGTACTTCGTGCTGGGATGGCCGGCCTTCTGGTTCACCGGGACGTACCCGGCGCTGATGGACGCCCTTGAGCGCCAGTGCGCGTGCGTCGCACGCACCGGCGACGTCGTCGTCTGGCGCATCGTGTGA